In Triticum aestivum cultivar Chinese Spring chromosome 5B, IWGSC CS RefSeq v2.1, whole genome shotgun sequence, the following proteins share a genomic window:
- the LOC123116639 gene encoding xylanase inhibitor protein 1-like, whose amino-acid sequence MALARRSPASLLVIAAVLSVHGLLPAPAAATGKTGQLTVFWGRNKDEGSLREACDTGLYTAVIMSFLNVYGHGKYRLDLSGHPLAGIGDDIRHCQSMGITVSLSIGGFGGDYALPTNRSALDLADHLWFSYLGGRRRGVRRPFGRTRLDGVDLFLERGRPAEHYDALARELARRKARGGKAPRLTATPRYAFPDRLAAPALSTGVFERIHVRFYDYPDCTAFIEDAWGRWTAAYPGSKIHLGLTASENASCYLHPKALWGITMPIVQKAANYGGVMLWDRYYDVVNVQDHYSSYIKNWA is encoded by the coding sequence ATGGCGCTGGCacgccggagcccggcctccctcCTGGTCATCGCCGCGGTTCTCTCCGTTcacggcctcctccccgctccggccgccgccacggggAAGACCGGCCAGCTCACCGTCTTCTGGGGCCGGAACAAGGACGAGGGCTCTCTCAGGGAAGCCTGCGACACCGGCCTCTACACCGCGGTCATCATGTCCTTCCTCAACGTCTACGGCCACGGCAAGTACCGCCTCGACCTCTCCGGCCACCCGCTCGCCGGCATCGGGGACGACATCAGGCACTGCCAGTCCATGGGCATCACCGTTTCCCTCTCGATCGGCGGCTTCGGCGGCGACTACGCGCTCCCGACCAACCGATCCGCGCTCGACCTCGCCGACCACCTCTGGTTCTCCTACCTCGGCGGCAGACGCAGGGGCGTGCGCCGCCCGTTCGGCCGCACGCGGCTCGACGGCGTCGACCTCTTCCTGGAGCGCGGCCGGCCGGCGGAGCACTACGACGCGCTGGCCAGGGAGCTGGCCAGGCGCAAGGCCCGCGGGGGGAAGGCGCCGCGGCTGACGGCGACCCCACGCTACGCGTTCCCGGACCGGCTCGCGGCGCCGGCGCTCTCGACGGGGGTCTTCGAGCGCATCCACGTCAGGTTCTACGACTACCCGGACTGCACGGCGTTCATCGAGGACGCGTGGGGCAGGTGGACGGCGGCGTACCCGGGCAGCAAGATCCACCTCGGCCTCACGGCGTCGGAGAACGCCAGCTGCTACCTGCACCCCAAGGCGCTGTGGGGGATCACGATGCCGATCGTGCAGAAGGCGGCCAACTACGGCGGCGTCATGCTCTGGGACAGGTACTACGACGTGGTGAACGTCCAGGACCACTACAGCAGCTACATCAAGAACTGGGCTTGA